From one Candidatus Hydrogenedentota bacterium genomic stretch:
- a CDS encoding glycosyltransferase family 4 protein, whose product MKVLVTTFGGDGGKSGVSQYIIQFLRYCREFGPDMQFDVILYEDEKKVYTDHDPGLKSIVQSEKLRKATINILWHQVGFPGLCRANGYDVVFIPGGNRRLPWNLPCPTVATCHDLGILHVPDKYDALHAFYNLRVLPRLLRRQTHLLTVSETSKKDIVSYTGIPEERVSVTYNGVDHETYQPGDKAEARAIVERNYGVDAPYLLYISRIDHPGKNHIRLIEAFNQLKQETGLPHKLVLAGSDWSRADEVHKAAENSPSASSIVFTGFAPSADLPALYRGADLFVFPSLFEGFGIPIVEAMNCGIPVACADISCLPEIAGDAAELFDPYDVNSMARAMERVLTDDVLRARCVERGLQRAKLYNWRDNVKQTVDIIREVGSTARS is encoded by the coding sequence ATGAAAGTCCTTGTGACGACCTTCGGCGGTGACGGCGGGAAGTCCGGTGTAAGTCAATACATCATCCAATTTCTACGCTACTGCCGTGAATTTGGCCCCGACATGCAGTTTGACGTGATTCTGTATGAAGACGAAAAAAAGGTCTATACCGATCACGACCCCGGACTGAAGAGCATCGTCCAGTCCGAAAAGCTGCGCAAGGCGACCATCAACATTCTCTGGCATCAGGTCGGTTTTCCCGGTCTGTGTCGCGCCAATGGCTACGATGTCGTGTTTATCCCCGGCGGCAACCGCCGCCTTCCCTGGAACCTGCCCTGCCCGACGGTGGCCACCTGCCACGATCTGGGCATTCTCCACGTTCCAGATAAGTACGACGCCCTCCACGCCTTCTACAATCTTCGCGTGCTGCCCAGGTTATTGCGCCGTCAGACCCATCTCCTGACCGTCAGCGAGACCAGCAAGAAAGATATCGTGTCCTACACCGGCATCCCCGAGGAACGGGTATCGGTCACCTACAACGGCGTGGATCACGAGACCTACCAGCCGGGTGACAAGGCGGAGGCGCGAGCCATCGTGGAGAGGAACTACGGGGTTGACGCGCCCTACCTGCTCTATATTTCCCGCATCGACCACCCCGGCAAGAATCACATTCGCCTCATCGAGGCCTTCAACCAGCTCAAACAGGAAACCGGCCTGCCCCACAAGCTCGTGCTTGCCGGAAGCGACTGGAGCCGGGCCGACGAAGTCCACAAGGCGGCGGAGAACTCCCCGAGCGCGTCGAGCATCGTCTTTACCGGTTTTGCCCCGTCGGCGGATCTTCCCGCCCTGTATCGTGGGGCCGACCTGTTTGTGTTTCCCTCCCTCTTCGAGGGATTCGGCATTCCCATTGTAGAAGCCATGAATTGCGGCATACCGGTGGCCTGTGCCGACATTTCCTGTTTGCCCGAGATTGCCGGCGACGCTGCGGAGCTCTTCGATCCGTACGACGTGAATTCGATGGCCCGCGCCATGGAGCGGGTGCTGACGGATGATGTCCTCCGTGCCCGCTGCGTGGAGCGGGGCCTCCAGCGCGCGAAACTATACAACTGGCGTGACAACGTGAAGCAGACCGTAGATATTATCCGCGAGGTGGGCAGCACCGCGCGCTCCTGA
- a CDS encoding HAD family hydrolase has protein sequence MSDPTAPLKEHKPQHDFLICIDSDGCAFDTMELKHKECFIPNIIKFWGLQAVSKYAREAAEFVNLYSKWRGINRFPALIDTFNLLAEREEVKARGVTMPAAPNLRHWAATETKLGNPALEAYCKEHDHEDMHIALAWSKAVNVTVADVVGKGLPPFPWVRESLLKAGAKADLMVCSATPVGALREEWEGQDLAHLVFTIAGQEQGKKSEHIAFASEGRYEKSHILMVGDAPGDQKAAEANGALFYPINPGHEDASWKRFHDEALDKFFAGTFAGDYQAKIIAEFEQYLPATPPWK, from the coding sequence ATGAGTGACCCCACCGCTCCCTTAAAAGAGCACAAGCCGCAGCACGACTTTCTCATTTGCATCGACTCCGATGGCTGCGCCTTCGATACGATGGAGCTGAAGCACAAGGAGTGCTTCATCCCGAACATCATCAAATTCTGGGGGCTGCAGGCGGTCTCCAAATATGCGCGCGAAGCCGCCGAATTTGTAAACCTCTACTCAAAATGGCGCGGCATCAATCGCTTTCCCGCGCTCATCGACACCTTCAACCTCCTGGCCGAGCGGGAGGAAGTCAAAGCCCGCGGCGTAACCATGCCCGCCGCGCCCAACCTGCGCCACTGGGCCGCCACGGAGACCAAGCTGGGCAATCCGGCGCTGGAAGCTTACTGCAAAGAACATGATCACGAAGACATGCATATCGCCCTGGCGTGGAGTAAGGCCGTGAATGTCACGGTCGCGGATGTGGTGGGCAAGGGCCTTCCTCCCTTCCCGTGGGTGCGCGAGTCCCTGCTAAAGGCGGGCGCCAAGGCCGACCTCATGGTGTGCTCCGCCACGCCGGTGGGTGCGCTTCGCGAAGAGTGGGAAGGCCAGGATCTGGCCCATCTGGTCTTCACCATTGCGGGGCAAGAGCAGGGCAAGAAATCCGAGCACATCGCCTTCGCCTCCGAAGGGCGCTATGAAAAGAGCCATATTCTCATGGTGGGCGACGCCCCCGGCGACCAGAAGGCCGCCGAAGCGAACGGCGCGCTTTTCTACCCCATCAATCCCGGCCACGAAGACGCGAGCTGGAAACGCTTCCATGATGAGGCCCTGGATAAGTTTTTCGCGGGTACCTTTGCCGGGGACTACCAGGCGAAGATTATCGCGGAGTTTGAGCAGTACCTGCCCGCGACGCCGCCCTGGAAATAA
- a CDS encoding peptidase M14, giving the protein MPSLIHPTGIVISPEDIAFRDAVAVGECLDAQPGLCVSLIGESRKGQPLFGYVAGSGPLLVSITAGCHADEPVGPMTAQALPRLLRTHAPHLLEAFTFRVAPQMNPDGADLNRAWFSTCPDFQTYLAHTVRELPGDDVEFGFSEDAEARPECRAAIPFLWRHGPVVAHFSLHGMAWAEGMWFLINAPWATRCQALMDSLTRLCRDGGLPLMELERNGEKGFSRIGQGFSTTPTSTAMKEHFLGLGDTDMAARFLPSSMEMAMKTGDDPLCMVSELPLFLLDVPPALDDPVLYRFRDALNVARAVGTPEALVKLAADFKLRTLSLGSQVALQFAMIVHALDYVIEARAPRSR; this is encoded by the coding sequence ATGCCGAGTCTGATCCACCCGACGGGTATCGTGATAAGCCCGGAAGACATCGCCTTTCGCGACGCTGTTGCGGTGGGCGAATGCCTCGACGCGCAGCCCGGACTGTGTGTCAGCTTGATCGGCGAGTCCCGGAAAGGCCAGCCGCTCTTTGGCTACGTGGCGGGTTCCGGCCCCCTGCTCGTCTCCATCACGGCGGGCTGCCACGCCGACGAACCCGTCGGCCCCATGACCGCGCAAGCCCTTCCACGACTTCTTCGGACCCACGCGCCGCACCTGCTTGAGGCCTTTACCTTTCGGGTCGCTCCCCAGATGAACCCCGATGGCGCGGACCTGAACCGCGCCTGGTTTTCCACCTGCCCGGACTTCCAGACCTACCTCGCCCATACCGTTCGCGAATTGCCGGGCGATGATGTGGAGTTCGGATTCTCTGAAGACGCCGAGGCCCGCCCGGAGTGTCGCGCCGCCATCCCTTTCCTCTGGCGCCACGGCCCGGTGGTTGCCCATTTCTCGCTCCACGGCATGGCGTGGGCCGAAGGCATGTGGTTTCTGATCAACGCGCCCTGGGCTACGCGATGCCAGGCTTTAATGGACTCCCTGACAAGGCTGTGCCGCGACGGGGGCCTGCCCCTGATGGAGCTGGAGCGCAACGGCGAGAAAGGCTTCTCCCGCATCGGGCAGGGATTCTCCACCACCCCCACCAGCACGGCCATGAAAGAGCATTTCCTCGGGCTGGGCGATACCGACATGGCGGCAAGATTTCTTCCCAGCTCCATGGAAATGGCCATGAAAACCGGGGACGACCCCCTCTGCATGGTTTCGGAATTGCCCCTTTTCCTGCTCGATGTTCCTCCCGCCCTGGACGATCCCGTGCTCTATCGTTTTCGGGACGCCCTCAACGTGGCCCGCGCGGTGGGTACACCGGAGGCGCTGGTCAAACTCGCGGCGGACTTCAAGCTGCGCACCCTGTCTCTGGGTTCGCAGGTAGCCCTTCAGTTCGCCATGATCGTCCACGCCCTCGACTATGTGATTGAGGCGCGCGCGCCTCGCTCCAGATAG
- a CDS encoding DUF2851 family protein — MDKQFLADGYLEALAWRDGLTPRAAEAVPERVVQQLWYDRTRNAGLLSTLEGHQLEVVSPGWWNFCAGPDFQGAQLRFNGTLFKGDVEVHLDQAAWRHHGHDRDPRYNNVLLHVLLNSPPNPMPVLTHSGRALPHFVLKSLPSVEESVGQLFDVEEHPELAPRAHGSCNRFFAQGAPEALTGFLPLAGDWRMLNKARRMEEQIAAVGPDQAAYEAIFGALGYRNFTVPFQRLARALPYERAAQLSRQEPHLLEAALLHLSGLLPDQSTGEAKAVPHLERLHALRAEHLTTLRSLPLEWPLAGVRPNNYPSRRIAGAAGLIGRVARDGLVSSLERLWREHAGPTALRKAFEGIFPRPLGFWSRHYRFDGPTLAKATAVVGTGRVRSIIGNIFVPLALARARMAGDQSWEEQIFTFYRALPLEPDNHVYQRMAPRVLGDTKLRLNFRLQQGLLQMHEDWCRNNPSCRDCALLAYLERGARASIT, encoded by the coding sequence ATGGACAAACAATTTCTGGCAGATGGCTACCTGGAGGCCCTGGCCTGGCGCGACGGCCTCACCCCGCGTGCGGCCGAGGCGGTACCGGAACGCGTGGTGCAGCAGTTGTGGTACGACCGAACGCGGAACGCGGGCCTGCTGAGCACCCTGGAAGGGCACCAGCTTGAGGTGGTCTCGCCGGGCTGGTGGAATTTCTGCGCGGGTCCGGACTTTCAAGGGGCGCAATTGCGCTTCAACGGAACCCTTTTCAAGGGCGATGTGGAAGTCCACCTGGACCAGGCCGCCTGGCGACATCACGGCCATGATCGGGACCCGCGCTACAACAACGTTCTGCTTCACGTCCTGCTGAATTCGCCACCGAATCCCATGCCGGTGTTGACCCATTCCGGTCGCGCCCTCCCCCACTTCGTCCTGAAATCATTGCCGAGCGTGGAAGAGAGCGTGGGACAACTCTTCGACGTGGAGGAGCACCCGGAGCTCGCGCCGCGCGCGCACGGAAGCTGCAATCGATTTTTTGCGCAGGGCGCGCCGGAAGCCCTGACGGGTTTCCTGCCGCTGGCCGGCGACTGGCGCATGCTGAACAAGGCGCGGCGCATGGAGGAGCAGATCGCGGCGGTGGGTCCGGACCAGGCGGCCTACGAGGCCATTTTCGGCGCGCTGGGTTATCGCAACTTTACGGTGCCCTTCCAGCGACTGGCCCGCGCCCTGCCCTATGAACGGGCCGCCCAGTTGAGTCGACAGGAACCTCACCTGCTGGAGGCGGCCTTGCTCCACCTGTCGGGGCTGCTGCCCGACCAGTCGACCGGCGAGGCCAAGGCAGTGCCGCATCTGGAGCGCCTCCACGCGCTTCGCGCGGAGCACCTGACCACGCTTCGTTCGCTGCCCCTGGAATGGCCACTGGCCGGGGTGCGCCCGAACAATTATCCGAGCCGCCGTATCGCGGGAGCGGCGGGCCTGATCGGGCGCGTAGCCCGGGATGGCCTCGTTTCCTCGCTGGAGCGGCTGTGGCGTGAGCATGCCGGGCCGACGGCGTTGCGAAAGGCCTTTGAAGGGATCTTTCCCCGCCCGCTGGGTTTCTGGTCGCGCCACTATCGCTTCGACGGCCCGACGCTGGCGAAAGCGACGGCGGTGGTGGGTACGGGGCGGGTGCGCTCAATTATCGGCAACATTTTCGTGCCCCTGGCGCTGGCGCGGGCGCGGATGGCGGGCGATCAGAGTTGGGAAGAGCAGATCTTCACCTTCTATCGAGCGTTGCCGCTGGAGCCGGACAACCATGTCTATCAACGCATGGCCCCGCGCGTACTGGGCGATACGAAGCTCCGGCTTAACTTCCGCCTGCAGCAGGGCCTGCTCCAGATGCACGAGGACTGGTGCCGGAACAATCCGAGCTGTCGCGATTGCGCGCTGCTGGCCTATCTGGAGCGAGGCGCGCGCGCCTCAATCACATAG
- a CDS encoding L,D-transpeptidase family protein, translating into MFRYFFRAAIACVALVAVVQAYPHVKGLWQSWVPGAAPRDILAEARQQREGGDAAAAAALLDEGLASESNPERRYDLLRMRIDLAREAGAWPLAGELLQSALSDYPNSPDYPVLAASFGEALERQDRVEEARKQYEEIIKASPKGLKAPALIGLGRLAEKKQGPVVARDYYRDALNDAPIESETWMHALEEMGRLNISLIFGQLETPESKYYTVESGDTMTSIGIKLNTTQGLLLRANGISDAGNLHPGQRLKHTPKDFRIIVERSTCRLYLMDNQGPFKLYPTGLGMPGYETTLGKYTIGNKQKDPTWFRPNGTPVPPNDPANELGTRWMPMVPAEEGLPTDLGIHGTIAPETIGYYKSHGCPRLRNEAAEELFDLIVRSTPVEVVEKIDWSIHAKGTAA; encoded by the coding sequence ATGTTTCGCTATTTTTTTCGGGCGGCAATCGCTTGTGTGGCGCTCGTGGCCGTAGTCCAGGCCTATCCCCATGTCAAGGGGCTCTGGCAGAGTTGGGTGCCCGGCGCGGCGCCCCGGGATATTCTCGCCGAAGCCCGGCAGCAGCGCGAGGGCGGGGACGCCGCCGCCGCCGCCGCCCTCCTGGATGAAGGGCTCGCCTCGGAGAGCAATCCCGAACGGCGCTACGACCTGCTGCGCATGCGTATCGACCTCGCCCGGGAAGCGGGCGCCTGGCCCCTCGCCGGCGAACTCTTGCAGTCCGCCCTTTCCGACTACCCCAACAGTCCCGACTATCCCGTGCTTGCCGCTTCCTTTGGAGAAGCCCTCGAACGACAGGATCGCGTGGAGGAAGCGCGGAAACAGTACGAAGAAATTATCAAGGCCTCGCCTAAAGGCCTGAAGGCGCCCGCCTTGATCGGGCTGGGGCGCCTGGCCGAAAAGAAGCAAGGACCCGTCGTCGCGCGGGACTATTACCGCGATGCCCTGAACGACGCCCCGATTGAATCGGAAACCTGGATGCACGCCCTGGAAGAAATGGGTCGGCTCAACATATCTCTCATATTCGGCCAGCTCGAAACGCCCGAGAGTAAGTACTACACCGTCGAGTCCGGCGATACCATGACCAGCATCGGCATCAAACTTAACACCACCCAGGGCCTGCTCTTACGCGCGAATGGAATCTCGGACGCGGGCAACCTTCATCCCGGCCAGCGCCTGAAACATACCCCCAAGGACTTCCGCATTATCGTGGAGCGCAGTACCTGCAGGCTCTACCTGATGGACAACCAGGGGCCTTTTAAGCTCTATCCCACCGGATTGGGAATGCCGGGATACGAGACCACCCTCGGGAAGTACACCATCGGCAACAAACAGAAAGACCCGACCTGGTTTCGCCCCAATGGAACGCCGGTTCCGCCCAACGACCCCGCCAATGAACTCGGGACACGGTGGATGCCTATGGTGCCGGCCGAGGAGGGCCTGCCCACCGACCTGGGAATTCACGGCACAATTGCTCCGGAAACCATCGGCTACTACAAGTCCCACGGGTGCCCGCGACTTCGAAACGAAGCGGCGGAAGAACTCTTCGACCTCATCGTACGCTCCACTCCGGTTGAAGTAGTCGAGAAAATCGACTGGTCGATTCACGCCAAAGGGACGGCGGCCTGA
- a CDS encoding SDR family oxidoreductase: MNYLKSFDLTGKNAVITGGGGVLGGAIAEGLAGAGARVAVTSRNVENAQRVVDRITARGGEARAYALDVHCAVVTEDCKSAILNDFNRIDILVNGVGGNLKEATTSAEQSFFQLPNDAFNRVMDLNLAGGVIIPTQIFVKAMLGNENGGSIINVTSMNALRPLTRIPGYSAAKAAVSNFTQWFAVHMAQEYSPKFRVNAIAPGFFLTEQNRFLLTDEKTGAPTPRGKTIIDHTPMGRYGEADELAGVAVWLASDASRFVTGTIIPVDGGFSAFSGV, translated from the coding sequence ATGAACTACCTGAAATCATTTGATTTGACGGGCAAGAACGCCGTCATCACCGGCGGCGGCGGCGTGCTGGGCGGCGCCATTGCCGAGGGCCTCGCCGGGGCGGGCGCCCGGGTGGCGGTGACGAGTCGAAACGTGGAAAATGCGCAACGGGTTGTGGACCGGATCACCGCCCGGGGCGGCGAAGCCAGGGCCTACGCGCTGGACGTGCATTGCGCGGTGGTGACCGAGGACTGCAAGAGCGCCATTCTAAATGACTTCAACCGGATTGATATCCTGGTCAATGGCGTGGGTGGCAACTTGAAAGAAGCCACCACTTCGGCGGAGCAGAGCTTTTTTCAGTTGCCCAACGATGCCTTCAACCGCGTGATGGACCTGAATCTGGCGGGGGGCGTCATCATCCCCACGCAAATCTTTGTGAAAGCCATGCTGGGCAATGAGAACGGCGGCAGCATCATCAACGTCACCTCCATGAACGCCCTGCGCCCGCTGACCCGCATTCCCGGCTACAGCGCGGCCAAAGCCGCCGTCAGCAACTTCACCCAGTGGTTCGCAGTGCACATGGCGCAGGAGTACAGTCCCAAGTTCCGCGTCAACGCCATCGCACCAGGCTTTTTCCTCACCGAGCAGAATCGATTTCTCCTGACCGACGAGAAAACCGGCGCGCCGACGCCGCGCGGGAAGACGATCATCGATCACACCCCCATGGGCCGCTACGGCGAGGCCGACGAGTTGGCCGGCGTGGCCGTGTGGCTCGCCAGCGACGCGTCGCGCTTCGTGACGGGTACGATTATCCCGGTGGATGGCGGCTTTTCGGCCTTTTCGGGCGTGTAG
- a CDS encoding WecB/TagA/CpsF family glycosyltransferase, with protein MSNSPSHGPGTPRCAQRGLETVTLFNMPMNNLNLQETLEAIGRHVDANEQGFVVTPNVDHAVEFDENPDFRQAYYDAAMVLVDGMYLVWAGRLFGKPIKAKISGSDLIYWLSEYAAEKGYSIYLLGAKEGVAEMAGKKLAEKYPGLKVAGSYSPPLGFEKNPVENQKAIDLVRESGADICFVALGAPKQDLWSWRHHKEAGAKLFLGVGASFDFVAGTIQRAPVWMQNLGLEWVWRILQEPSRMAHRYLIRDSKFLLLLWREWKSEW; from the coding sequence ATGAGCAATTCCCCAAGCCATGGTCCGGGCACGCCCCGATGCGCGCAGCGCGGTCTCGAAACGGTGACCTTGTTCAACATGCCGATGAACAACCTCAACCTCCAGGAAACGCTGGAGGCCATAGGTCGGCACGTCGACGCGAACGAACAAGGTTTCGTGGTCACGCCCAATGTGGACCACGCCGTCGAGTTCGACGAGAACCCGGATTTTCGACAGGCCTACTACGACGCGGCAATGGTCCTGGTCGACGGCATGTACCTGGTATGGGCGGGCCGACTTTTCGGGAAGCCGATCAAGGCCAAGATCAGCGGATCCGACCTGATCTACTGGCTAAGCGAATACGCGGCGGAGAAAGGCTATTCCATCTACCTTCTCGGCGCGAAAGAGGGTGTGGCGGAAATGGCCGGTAAGAAGCTCGCGGAGAAATACCCTGGGCTCAAAGTCGCCGGCAGCTATTCGCCCCCCCTGGGTTTTGAAAAGAACCCCGTGGAGAATCAGAAAGCCATCGATCTTGTGCGCGAGTCCGGCGCCGATATCTGCTTCGTGGCCCTGGGCGCTCCGAAGCAGGATCTCTGGAGTTGGCGCCACCACAAAGAGGCCGGTGCGAAGCTGTTTCTCGGCGTTGGCGCCTCCTTCGATTTTGTAGCGGGCACCATCCAGCGCGCCCCCGTGTGGATGCAGAACCTCGGCCTGGAGTGGGTCTGGCGTATCCTCCAGGAGCCCTCGCGCATGGCCCATCGCTATCTTATACGTGATTCGAAGTTCCTCCTGCTGCTCTGGCGGGAATGGAAATCCGAGTGGTAA
- a CDS encoding MoxR family ATPase, which translates to MYYPPKLFHRKGLIVAGFRQIIKDLIANVERVILDKPQVVKSALAAYLAGGHVLLEDVPGVAKTMLARAFAVSSGCSFNRIQCTPDLLPSDISGVSIYNQQRQDFEFRRGPIFSQVLVADEINRATPRTQSALLEAMAEGQVSVDGRTYKLAQPFTVFATQNPVEHEGTFPLPEAQLDRFMMRLSVGYPNMMAELKILENTRIAHPIDSLQAVTDAETIQRMQQSIKEIFVHEKVRDYIVRLVNRTRDSTHLTLGGSPRASIMLFRAAQALAAVQGRSYVIPDDIKVLVVPVLQHRLILNPESRLRRVTTDLVLNDLMKEVAVPAGVASWKGGAP; encoded by the coding sequence ATGTATTATCCTCCCAAACTGTTTCACAGGAAGGGTTTGATTGTGGCCGGATTTCGACAGATTATCAAAGATCTCATTGCCAACGTGGAGCGCGTCATCCTGGACAAGCCCCAGGTGGTCAAGAGTGCGCTGGCCGCCTACCTGGCGGGAGGCCACGTCCTGCTCGAAGACGTGCCCGGCGTTGCCAAGACCATGTTGGCCCGGGCCTTCGCCGTGTCCAGCGGCTGCTCCTTCAATCGCATCCAGTGCACGCCCGATTTGCTCCCCAGCGACATAAGCGGTGTGTCCATCTACAACCAGCAACGACAGGATTTCGAGTTCCGCCGGGGGCCCATTTTTTCCCAGGTGCTGGTGGCGGACGAAATAAACCGGGCGACGCCCCGGACCCAGTCGGCTTTGTTGGAAGCCATGGCCGAAGGTCAGGTCTCCGTGGACGGTCGCACCTACAAGCTGGCCCAGCCCTTCACCGTCTTCGCCACGCAGAACCCCGTGGAGCACGAGGGCACTTTTCCCCTTCCCGAAGCCCAGTTGGATCGTTTCATGATGCGCCTCTCCGTCGGCTATCCCAACATGATGGCGGAGCTGAAAATCCTTGAGAATACACGCATTGCGCACCCCATCGATTCGCTCCAGGCGGTTACAGACGCCGAGACGATCCAGCGGATGCAGCAGTCCATCAAAGAAATATTCGTCCACGAGAAAGTGCGCGACTACATCGTTCGCCTGGTCAATCGCACCCGGGACTCGACCCACCTGACGCTCGGGGGAAGCCCCCGGGCCTCTATCATGCTCTTTCGCGCGGCACAGGCCCTGGCCGCGGTGCAGGGGCGGAGCTACGTCATTCCGGACGATATCAAGGTCCTGGTCGTGCCCGTTTTGCAACATCGGCTCATCCTCAATCCCGAGAGCCGGTTGCGCCGCGTTACCACCGATCTGGTGTTGAACGACCTCATGAAAGAGGTTGCCGTGCCCGCCGGCGTCGCCTCGTGGAAGGGGGGGGCACCATGA
- a CDS encoding serine/threonine protein kinase, with protein sequence MRWFGRRKKALAAANNPSSGEDGKPGFETGDESQFELTHVGPYEIIAPIGSGGMGTVYKAIDRANDRTIAIKVLDRRYDLDKRKKKRDYLGREILIAAELNHPTIIKMHKEIVIQEDRAGNKRRCLLMEYIDGYDLKKHIHDRDLSMAQMIDLCIRLCQGLDFLHQNNVVHRDIKPANFLFSRDGSQVKIVDFGLSKSNANWRTRWMKESGGTRLYMSPEQLTKQKLDARSDIFSFGITMYELFTGRHPCDGNDTRAIQKQICDRKYKFEPPSTYNKEVSPLLDRIILKALRRPLDRRYQSVTEMLMDLSRMAESRI encoded by the coding sequence ATGAGATGGTTTGGCAGAAGAAAGAAGGCACTTGCAGCAGCGAACAACCCCTCCTCGGGTGAAGACGGGAAACCGGGCTTCGAAACCGGGGACGAGTCCCAGTTCGAACTGACGCACGTTGGACCCTATGAGATTATCGCGCCCATTGGCAGCGGCGGTATGGGAACCGTGTACAAGGCCATCGACCGCGCCAATGACCGCACTATCGCCATCAAGGTGCTGGACCGTCGCTACGATCTGGACAAGCGCAAGAAGAAGCGCGACTATCTCGGCCGCGAAATTCTCATCGCCGCCGAGTTGAATCACCCGACGATCATCAAGATGCACAAGGAAATCGTAATCCAGGAGGATCGCGCCGGGAACAAGCGCCGCTGTCTGCTCATGGAGTATATCGACGGCTACGACTTGAAAAAACACATCCATGATCGCGACCTGAGCATGGCGCAGATGATCGACCTCTGCATCCGTCTTTGTCAGGGGCTCGATTTCCTCCACCAGAATAATGTCGTGCACCGCGATATCAAGCCCGCCAACTTCCTTTTCTCGCGCGATGGCTCCCAGGTAAAGATCGTGGACTTTGGTCTTTCGAAGTCCAATGCCAACTGGCGCACGCGGTGGATGAAGGAAAGCGGCGGCACGCGACTTTACATGTCGCCCGAGCAGTTGACCAAGCAGAAACTCGACGCGCGTTCGGACATCTTCTCCTTCGGTATCACCATGTACGAACTCTTTACCGGCCGCCACCCCTGTGACGGCAACGACACACGGGCTATCCAGAAACAGATCTGCGACCGTAAGTACAAATTCGAGCCGCCGTCCACGTACAATAAAGAAGTTTCCCCGCTCTTGGACCGCATCATTCTCAAAGCACTCCGTCGCCCGCTCGATCGCCGCTATCAATCCGTCACCGAAATGCTGATGGACCTCTCTAGAATGGCCGAGTCCAGAATCTGA
- a CDS encoding aldo/keto reductase has translation MEYNRLGKTGLLVSELCLGTMTFGNEADEKTSQALMERALEAGINFFDAAHNYNLGKTEEIVGRWIGPHRDQIILTSKVFFPSGGGMNDQGISRRNIIRSVEKSLKRLQTDYIDIVYLHHWDENVSIEQSMGALNTLIEQGKVHYAGVSNFSAWQTLRAQATAEARGFAPISVVQPMYSLVKRQVEVEILPMAEYEGFAVVPYNALGAGLLTGKYLEGGSGRLKEAEMYRQRYDNPQYVEITQRFVAYAKEKGVSPAALALAWVMSHPLVTSALFGARTLEQFENTLTCLDHRLSLEARQEVTALSVDPPRATDRESMNAMKQRGW, from the coding sequence ATGGAATACAATCGATTGGGAAAAACCGGATTGCTGGTTTCCGAGCTGTGCCTGGGCACCATGACCTTCGGCAATGAGGCGGACGAAAAGACCTCGCAAGCCCTCATGGAGCGGGCCCTCGAAGCGGGCATCAATTTCTTCGATGCCGCGCACAACTACAATCTGGGAAAGACCGAGGAGATCGTGGGGCGTTGGATTGGGCCCCATCGCGATCAGATCATACTCACCTCCAAAGTTTTCTTTCCCAGCGGCGGCGGCATGAACGATCAGGGCATTTCCCGGCGCAATATCATTCGCTCGGTTGAGAAATCCCTGAAACGGCTTCAGACCGACTACATCGATATTGTCTACCTGCACCACTGGGACGAAAACGTCTCCATCGAGCAATCCATGGGCGCGCTGAACACCCTGATCGAGCAGGGCAAGGTCCACTACGCCGGAGTGTCCAATTTTTCCGCGTGGCAGACCCTGCGCGCGCAAGCCACCGCCGAAGCCCGTGGCTTCGCGCCGATTTCCGTGGTTCAACCCATGTACAGCCTCGTGAAGCGCCAGGTCGAAGTGGAAATCCTGCCCATGGCGGAGTACGAAGGCTTTGCCGTGGTGCCGTACAACGCCCTGGGCGCGGGACTCCTCACCGGAAAGTACCTCGAAGGAGGCTCGGGCCGACTGAAGGAGGCCGAGATGTATCGTCAGCGCTATGACAACCCCCAATACGTTGAAATCACCCAGCGCTTCGTGGCCTATGCGAAAGAAAAAGGCGTGTCACCCGCCGCCCTGGCGCTGGCCTGGGTCATGAGCCACCCCCTCGTAACTTCAGCCCTTTTCGGCGCCCGGACCCTGGAACAATTCGAAAATACACTGACCTGTCTGGATCACCGCTTGAGCCTGGAAGCGCGTCAAGAAGTGACCGCACTCTCGGTCGACCCGCCCCGCGCCACCGACCGCGAATCCATGAACGCTATGAAGCAGCGGGGCTGGTAG